In Hwangdonia lutea, a single window of DNA contains:
- a CDS encoding cytochrome-c peroxidase produces the protein MKKGIAHIGFIVVFICSSCSNESVETYVATPSPLQIPQLFEDNILNPVLPIDNPQTVEGIALGKKLFFDPILSADNTQACADCHAPENAFSDADRFSAGVDGIRGSRNSMPLFNLAWNYDDKFFWDGSAFSLEHQAFVPVSDPIEMKSSWTQLETELQQHPEYPNLFQQAFGTSKIDSILVTKAIAQFERTLISANSKFDKYLLGEATLTSEELNGFNVFMDETKGDCFHCHGSDKNPLWTDNIFHNNGLDATFTDLGLGAVTGDPADNGKFKTPSLRNLAFTAPYMHDGRFATLDDVINHYSEGLQNSPTIDPLMKKVAQGGVQLSAQDKADLKAFLLALSDDEFISNPNFLNQ, from the coding sequence TTGAAAAAAGGGATAGCACATATTGGCTTTATTGTTGTTTTCATCTGTTCATCCTGTTCAAATGAAAGTGTGGAAACCTATGTGGCAACGCCAAGTCCGTTGCAAATCCCCCAATTATTTGAAGACAACATTTTAAATCCCGTACTTCCAATAGATAATCCGCAAACTGTGGAAGGCATAGCTTTAGGTAAAAAGCTGTTTTTCGACCCCATTTTATCGGCCGATAATACCCAGGCTTGCGCCGATTGCCATGCACCGGAAAACGCTTTTTCTGATGCCGATAGATTTAGTGCTGGTGTTGATGGTATTCGAGGTAGCAGAAACTCGATGCCGCTATTCAATTTGGCGTGGAATTACGATGATAAATTCTTTTGGGACGGTAGCGCATTCAGTTTGGAGCATCAAGCTTTTGTGCCTGTTTCAGACCCGATAGAAATGAAAAGTTCGTGGACACAATTGGAAACCGAGCTTCAGCAACATCCGGAATATCCAAACTTATTTCAACAGGCTTTCGGCACATCAAAAATCGATTCAATTTTAGTTACAAAAGCCATTGCGCAATTTGAGCGTACTTTAATTTCAGCAAATTCAAAATTCGATAAATACCTTTTGGGTGAAGCTACTTTGACGTCCGAAGAATTAAACGGATTTAACGTGTTTATGGACGAAACCAAAGGCGACTGCTTTCATTGCCACGGCAGCGATAAAAATCCGCTATGGACCGATAATATATTTCATAACAACGGTTTGGACGCCACGTTTACCGATTTGGGTTTGGGCGCGGTAACCGGCGATCCTGCTGATAACGGTAAATTCAAAACACCCTCATTACGTAACCTTGCCTTTACCGCACCGTACATGCACGATGGCCGTTTTGCCACGCTCGACGACGTCATAAACCATTATAGTGAAGGCCTGCAAAACTCACCAACCATTGACCCCTTAATGAAGAAGGTTGCCCAAGGCGGCGTACAATTATCTGCCCAAGATAAAGCCGATTTAAAAGCCTTTTTGCTAGCGCTTTCAGATGACGAATTTATAAGTAATCCAAACTTCTTAAATCAATAA
- a CDS encoding MbnP family protein — protein MKKIVQIVFVFLLITSCSEESDDTTTQANITFNFTHNWDGTPVSNANFNSIQYTNANGEQLSITKLRYLISKFTFQKSNGEKIILDGYNLVDVSNGTDLSFTPTVSIPTGNYNYVYFTFGFDNDANYNGNYPDLNSASWSVPSMLGGGYHFMQLEGKFIDNTATETGYAYHAIRAVDNSKTPQEFQDTFFEVDLGAVTITNNTTFNIEMNIAEWFKNPNTWDLNVLNNMLMPNFNAQIMMFENGQNVFSLKTVTP, from the coding sequence ATGAAAAAAATAGTTCAAATAGTATTTGTTTTTTTACTTATCACATCGTGTAGTGAAGAGAGTGATGACACTACAACTCAAGCAAATATAACCTTCAATTTCACCCATAATTGGGATGGCACGCCGGTTTCAAATGCAAATTTTAATAGCATTCAATACACCAACGCCAATGGTGAGCAATTAAGCATTACGAAGCTCAGGTACTTAATTTCAAAATTCACTTTTCAAAAATCAAACGGCGAAAAAATCATATTAGATGGCTACAATTTAGTGGATGTTTCGAACGGAACAGATTTATCATTCACACCAACTGTAAGTATTCCAACGGGAAATTACAATTATGTCTATTTCACCTTCGGATTTGATAACGATGCCAATTATAACGGAAATTATCCAGACTTGAATTCGGCTTCGTGGAGTGTTCCGTCGATGCTTGGTGGCGGTTATCACTTTATGCAATTGGAAGGTAAATTTATCGATAACACAGCCACTGAAACGGGCTACGCGTATCATGCCATTAGGGCGGTTGATAATTCTAAAACACCACAAGAATTTCAAGATACGTTTTTCGAGGTTGACTTAGGCGCCGTTACCATTACAAATAACACGACTTTTAATATTGAAATGAACATCGCCGAATGGTTTAAAAACCCAAATACTTGGGATTTGAATGTATTGAACAACATGTTGATGCCAAATTTTAATGCCCAAATCATGATGTTTGAAAACGGCCAAAATGTATTTAGTTTAAAAACTGTTACACCATAA
- a CDS encoding choice-of-anchor B family protein, whose protein sequence is MSMPLKSINILKTLVLGCVLLSLAYSCENETVELTSVFIDTDNDGIEESIDNCPFIANPNQADDDGDGIGNLCDSDFSNAPLAICENGFADIYPCNDYDLMAHVPIATFGAVSGNDSWGWTDPTTGNEYVLLATNTNVAFIDITEPINPIYLGNIPTETVNSSWRDVKVYKDHAFIVADNVGAHGMQVFDLTRLRNVTNPPETFTADAVYTGVNSCHNIVINEEEGFAYLVGCDTFSGGPNFIDITDPKNPVGAGGYAADGYSHDAQVIIYNGPDTDYTGKEIYIGSNGSSSGTNKVVIIDVSDKANPQFISNITYSNAGYTHQGWFTENQQYFILGDELDEQFFGNNTKTMVFDFSDLDNPILSSTYFGPTLAIDHNGYVKGDIYYLANYRAGLRVLDISNISASSNAMTEVGFFDTYPSSDSANFNGVWNVYPYFESGNIVVSDIEGGLFIVRKSGT, encoded by the coding sequence ATGAGTATGCCTCTAAAAAGTATAAATATCCTAAAAACCCTAGTTTTAGGGTGTGTCTTGTTATCCCTTGCTTATTCTTGTGAAAACGAAACGGTAGAGCTTACATCGGTTTTTATTGACACGGATAATGATGGTATTGAAGAAAGCATAGATAACTGCCCTTTTATTGCAAACCCAAATCAAGCCGATGATGACGGCGACGGGATAGGGAATTTGTGCGATAGTGATTTTTCTAATGCGCCTTTGGCCATTTGCGAAAATGGTTTTGCCGATATTTACCCGTGTAACGATTACGATTTAATGGCGCATGTGCCTATAGCTACTTTTGGGGCTGTTTCCGGAAATGATTCTTGGGGTTGGACAGACCCAACTACGGGAAACGAATATGTTTTATTGGCAACAAATACAAACGTTGCTTTTATTGATATTACCGAACCTATTAACCCCATTTATTTGGGGAATATACCCACTGAAACTGTAAATAGCTCTTGGCGCGATGTAAAAGTTTATAAAGACCACGCTTTTATAGTTGCCGATAATGTTGGTGCCCATGGTATGCAAGTATTCGATTTAACGCGTTTGCGAAATGTTACCAATCCGCCTGAAACCTTTACTGCCGATGCCGTTTATACGGGTGTGAATAGTTGCCATAATATTGTAATTAATGAGGAAGAAGGTTTTGCGTATTTGGTGGGCTGCGATACCTTTAGTGGTGGCCCAAATTTTATTGACATAACGGATCCAAAAAACCCTGTAGGTGCCGGTGGTTATGCTGCCGACGGTTACTCGCACGACGCACAAGTAATAATCTATAATGGTCCCGATACCGATTATACAGGTAAAGAAATTTATATAGGTAGCAACGGCAGTTCTTCGGGTACAAATAAGGTGGTTATTATTGATGTTTCAGATAAGGCCAACCCACAATTTATTTCAAATATAACCTATTCAAATGCGGGTTATACGCATCAAGGTTGGTTTACCGAAAATCAACAGTACTTTATTTTAGGCGATGAACTCGACGAACAGTTTTTTGGAAACAACACAAAAACCATGGTTTTCGATTTTAGCGATTTAGACAATCCTATATTATCATCTACTTATTTTGGTCCAACGCTAGCCATTGACCATAACGGCTATGTAAAAGGAGACATCTATTATTTAGCCAATTACAGAGCGGGATTGCGGGTGTTGGATATTTCCAATATTTCAGCTTCATCAAACGCTATGACCGAAGTTGGTTTTTTCGATACTTACCCGTCAAGCGATAGCGCAAATTTTAACGGCGTTTGGAATGTATATCCATATTTTGAAAGCGGCAATATTGTGGTTAGCGATATTGAAGGCGGCTTGTTTATTGTTAGAAAAAGCGGCACATAA
- the thiL gene encoding thiamine-phosphate kinase gives MIEDKNQQRTQLSDLGEFGLIDHLTKNFKIKHTSTIKGIGDDAAVLGFKNKNIVVTTDLLVEGVHFDLSYMPLKHLGYKAVIVNLSDVYAMNASATQITVSIAVSNRFPLEALEDLYAGIETAASIYNIDVVGGDTTSSTTGLLISVTAIGAVESGAEVYRNGAKPNDLLVVSGDLGGAYMGLQVLEREKEVYKVNPNSQPDLEPYSYIIERQLKPEARKDIVKLLSDLKLKPTSMIDISDGLSSEIIHICKQSKVGCDLYEDKIPLDPQVISTCEEFNIDSTTVALNGGEDYELLFTISQDDYPKIKANPNFSIIGHIKEESAGMHLVTRAETRIPIKAQGWKNFNA, from the coding sequence ATGATAGAAGATAAAAATCAACAGAGGACGCAATTAAGCGATTTAGGTGAATTTGGTCTTATTGACCATTTAACCAAGAATTTTAAAATTAAACACACATCGACCATTAAAGGAATTGGTGATGATGCTGCGGTTTTAGGATTTAAAAACAAGAACATCGTGGTTACTACCGATTTACTTGTTGAAGGCGTTCATTTCGATTTGAGCTATATGCCCCTAAAACATTTGGGTTACAAGGCTGTAATTGTTAATTTATCCGATGTCTATGCCATGAATGCCAGTGCTACGCAAATTACGGTTTCCATAGCGGTGTCCAACAGATTTCCGCTTGAAGCTCTCGAAGATTTATATGCCGGAATTGAAACTGCGGCCAGCATTTACAACATTGATGTTGTGGGCGGAGACACCACATCGTCTACTACAGGCTTACTAATTTCGGTGACTGCTATTGGCGCGGTTGAATCCGGTGCTGAAGTATACAGAAACGGAGCAAAACCCAATGATTTATTGGTGGTTTCGGGCGATTTGGGCGGCGCGTACATGGGTTTGCAAGTGCTTGAACGCGAAAAAGAAGTGTATAAAGTCAACCCTAATAGTCAACCAGATTTAGAACCTTATTCCTATATTATTGAGCGCCAATTAAAACCCGAGGCTCGAAAAGATATTGTTAAATTATTAAGCGATTTAAAACTGAAACCCACATCGATGATTGATATTAGCGATGGGTTATCTTCTGAAATCATTCATATTTGCAAACAAAGTAAAGTGGGTTGCGACTTGTATGAAGACAAAATCCCGTTAGATCCGCAGGTAATTTCTACTTGCGAAGAATTTAATATTGATAGCACAACCGTGGCTTTAAATGGCGGTGAGGATTACGAACTGTTGTTTACGATTTCTCAAGATGATTATCCAAAAATTAAAGCCAATCCAAATTTTTCAATAATTGGACATATCAAAGAAGAAAGCGCAGGCATGCATTTAGTAACCCGGGCAGAAACAAGAATTCCAATTAAGGCACAAGGCTGGAAAAACTTTAATGCTTAA
- a CDS encoding alpha/beta fold hydrolase has translation MILEYKGTQIFYTDKGKGQALVLLHGFLENSNMWNAFLPELTKNNRVICIDLLGHGQTGCMGYIHSMDLMADAVKAVLNHLKIKHSTFIGHSMGGYVALAFAERNPDAVSRLCLMNSTAEADSTEKKENRDRAVAAVKQNHKIFIRISINNLFRPKNRTIFSDDIKQIIAEALQTPLQGIIAALEGMKIRPNREAVLSSESFIVMMIMSKKDPVLDFSALVKQAKRARIKAVEFPDGHMSHIENKEDFLRSIVYFIEN, from the coding sequence ATGATTTTAGAATACAAAGGGACTCAAATTTTTTATACCGATAAGGGTAAAGGGCAAGCCTTAGTGTTGCTGCATGGGTTTTTAGAAAACTCGAACATGTGGAATGCTTTTCTGCCAGAATTAACAAAAAACAATAGAGTTATTTGTATAGATTTATTGGGTCATGGGCAAACAGGTTGCATGGGATACATTCATTCCATGGATCTTATGGCTGATGCTGTTAAAGCGGTTTTAAATCATTTAAAAATCAAGCACTCTACATTTATTGGGCATTCTATGGGTGGCTATGTGGCGCTCGCTTTCGCGGAAAGAAATCCAGATGCAGTATCGCGGTTATGTTTAATGAATTCTACGGCCGAAGCAGATTCAACAGAAAAAAAAGAGAATAGGGATAGAGCCGTAGCTGCTGTTAAACAAAACCACAAAATCTTTATTAGGATTTCGATTAATAATTTATTCAGACCCAAAAACAGAACCATTTTTTCTGACGATATTAAGCAAATAATTGCTGAAGCTTTACAAACGCCATTACAGGGTATTATTGCAGCTTTAGAAGGCATGAAAATTAGGCCAAACAGGGAAGCTGTTTTAAGTTCCGAAAGCTTTATAGTAATGATGATAATGAGCAAGAAAGATCCTGTTTTGGATTTTAGTGCCTTAGTAAAACAAGCAAAAAGAGCTCGTATCAAAGCCGTTGAATTTCCTGACGGACACATGTCTCATATAGAAAATAAAGAGGATTTCTTACGTAGTATAGTGTATTTCATCGAAAATTAA
- the brnQ gene encoding branched-chain amino acid transport system II carrier protein, protein MYKTKQTFVFGFALFAGFFGAGNLILPPLLGYKAGTDWWLVTLGFVTSATIIPLLAIFAHARLQGTMFDFGKKVSPLFSLVFCFCMYAITIALPCPRTAAVAHEMAIAPFFDTSALLTSMVYFILAFIFVMNRNKALSILGKYLTPIIVLIVLTIIVIGVFSAETVMHPSSFELPIISGLLEGYQTYDAMAGMIMGGVVLVSINSSKNNLTFIEKRKMVAKSGLIAMTGLFIIYAGLIAIGAFYNGQFDAQISRTDLLFGLATKTLGNIGATFLSVLVALACFTTAVAIIVSIADFFKAYFKASKNAYLITTIICCLVGILVGQMEVKYIIDVALPALMFIYPLCIVLILLNVIPEKLATKRVFRAVVLITFIFSIPDFLGFIIDPIYLKGIKNTLPLANQNLGWALPALITFLVLNIKTFTTKVPTN, encoded by the coding sequence ATGTATAAAACGAAACAGACCTTTGTATTTGGCTTTGCCTTATTTGCTGGTTTTTTTGGCGCAGGCAATTTAATTTTACCGCCATTATTGGGGTACAAGGCTGGTACCGATTGGTGGTTGGTGACCTTGGGTTTTGTAACATCGGCAACCATAATTCCTTTGTTGGCCATTTTTGCACATGCCAGATTACAAGGCACCATGTTCGATTTTGGCAAAAAAGTCTCCCCGCTTTTTAGTCTTGTTTTTTGCTTTTGCATGTATGCCATTACCATTGCTTTACCCTGCCCCAGAACCGCGGCCGTAGCCCACGAAATGGCCATAGCTCCTTTTTTTGATACAAGCGCGTTACTTACTAGCATGGTTTATTTTATATTGGCATTTATTTTTGTGATGAATCGGAACAAAGCACTAAGCATACTTGGTAAATACTTAACGCCAATAATCGTTTTAATTGTATTAACCATTATTGTTATTGGCGTTTTTTCTGCTGAAACCGTAATGCATCCTTCAAGTTTTGAACTCCCAATAATAAGTGGCCTGTTAGAAGGTTACCAAACCTACGATGCGATGGCGGGTATGATTATGGGCGGCGTTGTATTGGTTTCAATAAACAGTTCTAAAAACAACTTAACTTTTATTGAAAAAAGAAAAATGGTTGCAAAATCCGGTTTAATAGCCATGACTGGGTTATTTATTATTTACGCAGGTTTAATTGCCATAGGAGCGTTTTATAACGGGCAGTTTGACGCCCAAATTTCTAGAACGGATTTACTTTTTGGTTTAGCCACAAAAACCTTAGGAAATATTGGTGCTACGTTTTTAAGTGTATTGGTAGCTTTGGCTTGTTTTACCACAGCTGTGGCCATAATTGTTAGTATTGCCGATTTTTTTAAAGCCTATTTTAAAGCCTCCAAAAACGCTTATTTAATTACAACTATTATATGTTGTTTGGTGGGCATTTTGGTTGGGCAAATGGAAGTTAAGTATATTATAGACGTGGCACTTCCTGCCTTGATGTTTATTTATCCGTTGTGTATTGTACTTATTTTGTTGAATGTAATTCCAGAAAAATTAGCGACAAAACGAGTTTTTAGAGCCGTTGTTTTAATCACTTTTATTTTTAGCATACCAGACTTTTTAGGATTTATTATCGACCCCATTTATCTTAAAGGTATTAAAAACACACTGCCGTTAGCAAACCAAAATTTGGGTTGGGCCTTACCGGCATTAATTACATTTTTAGTGTTAAATATTAAAACTTTTACGACTAAAGTCCCAACTAATTAA
- a CDS encoding AraC family transcriptional regulator — translation MAVQEISTYSYKDIFSLSIIQFDEACVFNKPEQINAYNIYWIKEGKGVYNIDFESYAFDNNVLFFLSPGQVFSVESEAIKEAYKLTFVRDFYCIQTHDKEVACNGILFNNVYETPFVNPCESDTNKLNFILESLIDEFKRDDVAAQYDMLQSYLKQFIIHSVRIKKENHIIKDDAETKLFKDFSVLVEQNYKTLHTVTEYANRLGLSPKSLAKHFQISGNQTPSDFIKQRIILEAKRLLIYSTLPVKQIAYQLGFNDPAYFTRFFKKATTKSPLQFKKDH, via the coding sequence ATGGCTGTTCAGGAAATTTCAACCTATTCGTATAAAGACATTTTTTCTTTAAGCATTATACAATTTGACGAGGCTTGTGTATTTAATAAACCCGAACAAATAAACGCTTACAATATCTATTGGATAAAAGAAGGCAAAGGTGTTTATAATATCGATTTTGAAAGCTATGCTTTTGACAATAATGTATTGTTCTTTTTATCGCCCGGGCAAGTGTTTTCAGTAGAATCGGAAGCAATAAAAGAAGCCTACAAACTCACTTTTGTTCGCGATTTTTATTGCATACAAACCCACGACAAAGAAGTGGCGTGCAACGGCATTCTCTTTAACAATGTATACGAAACCCCTTTTGTAAACCCTTGTGAAAGCGACACAAACAAGCTCAACTTTATTTTAGAAAGCTTGATTGATGAGTTTAAACGCGATGATGTTGCTGCGCAATACGATATGCTTCAGTCCTATTTAAAACAATTTATCATTCATTCCGTTCGGATAAAAAAAGAAAACCATATTATTAAAGATGATGCCGAAACAAAACTCTTTAAAGATTTTAGTGTTTTGGTTGAACAGAATTATAAAACCCTACACACGGTAACCGAATACGCCAATCGTTTAGGGCTTTCGCCTAAATCGTTAGCCAAACATTTTCAAATATCAGGAAATCAAACACCAAGCGATTTTATAAAACAACGAATTATTCTCGAAGCTAAGCGCCTGTTAATTTACAGCACCCTTCCTGTAAAACAAATCGCTTATCAATTGGGTTTTAACGACCCTGCTTATTTTACACGTTTCTTTAAAAAAGCGACTACAAAATCGCCGCTTCAATTTAAAAAAGACCATTAG
- a CDS encoding carboxymuconolactone decarboxylase family protein: MSTRIETLNPETTTGKSKELFNAVQDKLGFIPNLVKVFGNSPATLQSYLSLGELTASGNFSNKFREQLALAIAEENACNYCLSAHTAIGKMNGLTIEETEQNRQGIAADTKTQAGLQFAQAVTKNRGQVSTEAIQAVKEAGYNDGDILEIILNVVSNTLTNYVNHIADTEVDFPSVEAGKFTVSTS; this comes from the coding sequence ATGAGTACAAGAATTGAAACATTAAACCCAGAAACCACAACAGGTAAATCGAAAGAATTGTTTAACGCTGTTCAAGACAAATTAGGCTTTATTCCAAATTTGGTTAAAGTATTTGGCAACTCACCGGCAACATTACAATCATATTTAAGCTTAGGCGAGTTAACCGCAAGCGGAAACTTTAGCAACAAATTCAGAGAGCAATTGGCATTGGCCATTGCCGAAGAAAATGCATGTAACTACTGTTTGTCTGCGCATACCGCTATTGGTAAAATGAATGGTTTAACCATTGAAGAAACCGAGCAAAACAGACAAGGTATAGCTGCCGACACCAAAACCCAAGCAGGTTTACAATTTGCACAAGCAGTTACAAAAAACAGAGGACAAGTCTCTACCGAAGCTATTCAAGCTGTAAAAGAAGCAGGTTACAACGATGGTGATATTTTAGAAATCATATTAAACGTGGTATCTAACACCCTAACAAATTATGTTAATCATATTGCCGATACCGAAGTAGATTTCCCTAGTGTTGAAGCTGGAAAATTTACAGTATCAACAAGCTAA
- a CDS encoding cupredoxin domain-containing protein, translated as MKTIKNLIIGLFLVAFTLTATAQDKMAKADAVKTISLEQTKGEFTQKKLTLSEGTYIFKVSNNNAAPEVGLVLIEDGKDGSKPENHISEAYVSQMVKHGKTESSKEVTLKKGTYKYFCPFNETPEYTLIVK; from the coding sequence ATGAAGACCATAAAAAATTTAATAATAGGATTATTTTTAGTAGCCTTTACTTTAACTGCTACGGCACAAGACAAAATGGCGAAAGCTGATGCTGTAAAAACCATATCGTTAGAGCAAACAAAAGGTGAGTTTACCCAGAAAAAATTAACACTTTCGGAAGGCACTTATATTTTTAAAGTATCGAATAACAATGCCGCCCCTGAAGTAGGTTTGGTTTTAATTGAAGATGGAAAAGATGGCTCTAAACCAGAAAACCATATTAGCGAGGCTTACGTGTCGCAAATGGTGAAACATGGTAAAACAGAATCATCGAAAGAAGTCACTCTAAAAAAAGGAACGTATAAATATTTCTGTCCTTTTAACGAAACACCCGAATACACTTTAATAGTAAAATAA
- a CDS encoding aspartate kinase: MKVLKFGGTSVGSIENMINVKNIINDGQKKIVVLSAMSGTTNELVAIANHIKEKNTDKAIDSIHKLQEKYSLTIDELLTNKLLNKEAKLYASDIFSLLIDSTYKAFANVLENKILAQGELLSTFIFNSYLQQEGIRSTLLPALGFMRIDACNEPDLPYIKTHFETVFNSAEAADIYITQGFICLNAQDEVSNLQRGGSDYTATIIGATIKAEEVQIWTDIDGMHNNDPRYVENTKPISNLSYDEAAELAYFGAKILHPQTVTPVRADHIPVSLKNTMNPEAHGTLISSLTSENGIKAIAAKDNITAIKIKSGRMLQAHGFLKKVFEVFEIYETSIDMITTSEVAVSLTIDDDRNLDKIVAELEKFASIEVDNNQSIVCLVGHSVVNHEYTYKLFKILKDVKIRMISYGGSNNNISLLINSNDKIETLKRLNKYLFELVTV; encoded by the coding sequence ATGAAAGTATTAAAGTTTGGTGGCACATCGGTGGGATCTATTGAAAACATGATTAATGTTAAGAACATAATTAACGATGGCCAAAAAAAAATAGTGGTTTTATCGGCCATGTCCGGCACCACGAACGAGTTGGTTGCCATCGCCAATCATATTAAAGAAAAAAACACGGACAAAGCGATTGATAGCATACACAAGCTTCAAGAAAAATATAGCCTCACTATTGATGAGCTTTTAACAAACAAATTGCTAAATAAAGAGGCCAAATTATATGCTTCAGATATTTTTAGTTTGTTAATTGACTCCACATACAAAGCGTTTGCAAACGTATTGGAAAACAAAATTTTAGCTCAAGGTGAATTGCTTTCAACCTTTATATTTAATAGCTATTTACAGCAAGAAGGCATTCGCTCTACACTATTACCAGCACTAGGCTTTATGCGTATTGATGCTTGTAACGAACCCGATTTACCTTATATCAAAACTCATTTTGAAACTGTTTTTAATTCCGCTGAAGCAGCCGATATTTATATCACCCAAGGCTTTATTTGTTTAAATGCCCAGGATGAAGTATCGAACTTACAGCGTGGTGGCAGCGATTACACGGCAACCATTATAGGCGCTACGATTAAAGCTGAAGAAGTACAAATTTGGACCGACATTGATGGCATGCACAACAACGACCCTAGGTATGTTGAAAACACCAAACCCATTTCGAATTTATCTTATGATGAAGCCGCGGAATTGGCCTATTTTGGCGCAAAAATATTGCATCCACAAACGGTAACGCCCGTAAGAGCCGACCATATTCCGGTAAGCCTAAAAAACACCATGAATCCGGAAGCCCACGGCACTTTAATTTCTAGCCTAACATCGGAAAATGGCATAAAAGCCATTGCGGCCAAAGACAATATTACCGCCATAAAAATTAAATCGGGGCGCATGCTACAAGCCCATGGCTTTTTAAAGAAAGTGTTTGAGGTTTTTGAGATTTACGAAACGTCTATCGATATGATTACAACCTCTGAAGTTGCGGTATCGCTTACCATTGACGATGATAGGAATTTGGACAAAATTGTTGCTGAACTCGAGAAATTCGCATCAATCGAGGTTGACAACAATCAAAGCATAGTTTGTTTAGTCGGCCATTCGGTAGTAAACCATGAATACACATATAAGCTATTCAAAATTCTAAAAGATGTAAAAATTAGAATGATTTCTTACGGTGGAAGCAACAACAACATCTCCCTTTTGATAAATTCCAATGATAAAATTGAAACGTTAAAACGCCTTAACAAATATTTATTTGAGTTGGTAACAGTATAA